One Gossypium hirsutum isolate 1008001.06 chromosome A11, Gossypium_hirsutum_v2.1, whole genome shotgun sequence genomic window carries:
- the LOC107924805 gene encoding casein kinase II subunit beta-1 isoform X4 yields the protein MYRGERAAGGSKGELGSVDRKRINEALDKQLERSSPSTSRATNGKDKSAHSLLVGKHPPDHHRDSRSTSLSKANASHVADESETDTEESDVSGSDGDDTSWISWFCNLRGNEFFCEVDDDYIQDDFNLCGLSSQVPYYDYALDLILDIESSHEEQNELVESAAEMLYGLIHARFILTSKGMAAMLDKYKNYDFGRCPRVYCCGQPCLPVGQSDFPRSSTVKIFCPRCEDIYYPRSKYQGNIDGAYFGTTFPHLFLMTYSHLKPLKASQIYVPRVFGFKLHNP from the exons ATGTACAGAGGAGAGAGAGCGGCCGGTGGCTCCAAGGGGGAGTTGGGGTCTGTAGATCGGAAACGAATCAACGAGGCGCTTGATAAGCAGTTGGAACGATCGTCACCGTCGACTTCGAGGGCGACCAACGGCAAGGATAAGTCCGCACATTCCCTTCTCGTGGGGAAACATCCACCTGATCATCATCGCGACTCTCGCTCCACTTCTCTATCCAAAGCAAACGCCTCACATG TCGCAGATGAATCCGAAACCGACACTGAAGAGTCAGATGTTAGTGGTTCTGATGGGGATGACACTTCCTGGATCTCATGGTTCTGCAACCTACGAGGAAACGAATTCTTTTGTGAAGTTGATGATGACTATATACAAGATGATTTTAACCTTTGTGGTCTAAGCAGCCAAGTTCCTTATTACGATTATGCGCTTGATTTGATTTTGGATATTGAATCTTCTCATG AGGAGCAAAATGAATTAGTTGAATCTGCAGCTGAAATGCTTTACGGTCTGATCCACGCTCGGTTCATATTGACAAGCAAAGGAATGGCTGCTATG cTAGACAAGTACAAGAactatgattttggtagatgcccAAGAGTTTACTGCTGTGGCCAACCGTGCCTTCCAGTTGGTCAATCAGATTTCCCTCGGTCAAGCACCGTAAAAATATTCTGCCCTAGATGTGAAGATATCTACTACCCTCGGTCTAAGTATCAAGGCA ACATTGACGGAGCCTACTTTGGGACCACATTCCCTCACCTGTTCCTCATGACATACTCGCACCTGAAGCCACTAAAGGCATCACAAATCTATGTTCCAAGAGTATTCGGGTTCAAGCTCCACAACCCATAA
- the LOC107924805 gene encoding casein kinase II subunit beta-2 isoform X1 — translation MYRGERAAGGSKGELGSVDRKRINEALDKQLERSSPSTSRATNGKDKSAHSLLVGKHPPDHHRDSRSTSLSKANASHVADESETDTEESDVSGSDGDDTSWISWFCNLRGNEFFCEVDDDYIQDDFNLCGLSSQVPYYDYALDLILDIESSHGDMFTEEQNELVESAAEMLYGLIHARFILTSKGMAAMLDKYKNYDFGRCPRVYCCGQPCLPVGQSDFPRSSTVKIFCPRCEDIYYPRSKYQGNIDGAYFGTTFPHLFLMTYSHLKPLKASQIYVPRVFGFKLHNP, via the exons ATGTACAGAGGAGAGAGAGCGGCCGGTGGCTCCAAGGGGGAGTTGGGGTCTGTAGATCGGAAACGAATCAACGAGGCGCTTGATAAGCAGTTGGAACGATCGTCACCGTCGACTTCGAGGGCGACCAACGGCAAGGATAAGTCCGCACATTCCCTTCTCGTGGGGAAACATCCACCTGATCATCATCGCGACTCTCGCTCCACTTCTCTATCCAAAGCAAACGCCTCACATG TCGCAGATGAATCCGAAACCGACACTGAAGAGTCAGATGTTAGTGGTTCTGATGGGGATGACACTTCCTGGATCTCATGGTTCTGCAACCTACGAGGAAACGAATTCTTTTGTGAAGTTGATGATGACTATATACAAGATGATTTTAACCTTTGTGGTCTAAGCAGCCAAGTTCCTTATTACGATTATGCGCTTGATTTGATTTTGGATATTGAATCTTCTCATG GAGATATGTTTACAGAGGAGCAAAATGAATTAGTTGAATCTGCAGCTGAAATGCTTTACGGTCTGATCCACGCTCGGTTCATATTGACAAGCAAAGGAATGGCTGCTATG cTAGACAAGTACAAGAactatgattttggtagatgcccAAGAGTTTACTGCTGTGGCCAACCGTGCCTTCCAGTTGGTCAATCAGATTTCCCTCGGTCAAGCACCGTAAAAATATTCTGCCCTAGATGTGAAGATATCTACTACCCTCGGTCTAAGTATCAAGGCA ACATTGACGGAGCCTACTTTGGGACCACATTCCCTCACCTGTTCCTCATGACATACTCGCACCTGAAGCCACTAAAGGCATCACAAATCTATGTTCCAAGAGTATTCGGGTTCAAGCTCCACAACCCATAA
- the LOC107924805 gene encoding casein kinase II subunit beta-2 isoform X2 — MYRGERAAGGSKGELGSVDRKRINEALDKQLERSSPSTSRATNGKDKSAHSLLVGKHPPDHHRDSRSTSLSKANASHVADESETDTEESDVSGSDGDDTSWISWFCNLRGNEFFCEVDDDYIQDDFNLCGLSSQVPYYDYALDLILDIESSHGDMFTEEQNELVESAAEMLYGLIHARFILTSKGMAAMLDKYKNYDFGRCPRVYCCGQPCLPVGQSDFPRSSTVKIFCPRCEDIYYPRSKYQDIDGAYFGTTFPHLFLMTYSHLKPLKASQIYVPRVFGFKLHNP, encoded by the exons ATGTACAGAGGAGAGAGAGCGGCCGGTGGCTCCAAGGGGGAGTTGGGGTCTGTAGATCGGAAACGAATCAACGAGGCGCTTGATAAGCAGTTGGAACGATCGTCACCGTCGACTTCGAGGGCGACCAACGGCAAGGATAAGTCCGCACATTCCCTTCTCGTGGGGAAACATCCACCTGATCATCATCGCGACTCTCGCTCCACTTCTCTATCCAAAGCAAACGCCTCACATG TCGCAGATGAATCCGAAACCGACACTGAAGAGTCAGATGTTAGTGGTTCTGATGGGGATGACACTTCCTGGATCTCATGGTTCTGCAACCTACGAGGAAACGAATTCTTTTGTGAAGTTGATGATGACTATATACAAGATGATTTTAACCTTTGTGGTCTAAGCAGCCAAGTTCCTTATTACGATTATGCGCTTGATTTGATTTTGGATATTGAATCTTCTCATG GAGATATGTTTACAGAGGAGCAAAATGAATTAGTTGAATCTGCAGCTGAAATGCTTTACGGTCTGATCCACGCTCGGTTCATATTGACAAGCAAAGGAATGGCTGCTATG cTAGACAAGTACAAGAactatgattttggtagatgcccAAGAGTTTACTGCTGTGGCCAACCGTGCCTTCCAGTTGGTCAATCAGATTTCCCTCGGTCAAGCACCGTAAAAATATTCTGCCCTAGATGTGAAGATATCTACTACCCTCGGTCTAAGTATCAAG ACATTGACGGAGCCTACTTTGGGACCACATTCCCTCACCTGTTCCTCATGACATACTCGCACCTGAAGCCACTAAAGGCATCACAAATCTATGTTCCAAGAGTATTCGGGTTCAAGCTCCACAACCCATAA
- the LOC107924805 gene encoding casein kinase II subunit beta-1 isoform X5 has translation MYRGERAAGGSKGELGSVDRKRINEALDKQLERSSPSTSRATNGKDKSAHSLLVGKHPPDHHRDSRSTSLSKANASHVADESETDTEESDVSGSDGDDTSWISWFCNLRGNEFFCEVDDDYIQDDFNLCGLSSQVPYYDYALDLILDIESSHEEQNELVESAAEMLYGLIHARFILTSKGMAAMLDKYKNYDFGRCPRVYCCGQPCLPVGQSDFPRSSTVKIFCPRCEDIYYPRSKYQDIDGAYFGTTFPHLFLMTYSHLKPLKASQIYVPRVFGFKLHNP, from the exons ATGTACAGAGGAGAGAGAGCGGCCGGTGGCTCCAAGGGGGAGTTGGGGTCTGTAGATCGGAAACGAATCAACGAGGCGCTTGATAAGCAGTTGGAACGATCGTCACCGTCGACTTCGAGGGCGACCAACGGCAAGGATAAGTCCGCACATTCCCTTCTCGTGGGGAAACATCCACCTGATCATCATCGCGACTCTCGCTCCACTTCTCTATCCAAAGCAAACGCCTCACATG TCGCAGATGAATCCGAAACCGACACTGAAGAGTCAGATGTTAGTGGTTCTGATGGGGATGACACTTCCTGGATCTCATGGTTCTGCAACCTACGAGGAAACGAATTCTTTTGTGAAGTTGATGATGACTATATACAAGATGATTTTAACCTTTGTGGTCTAAGCAGCCAAGTTCCTTATTACGATTATGCGCTTGATTTGATTTTGGATATTGAATCTTCTCATG AGGAGCAAAATGAATTAGTTGAATCTGCAGCTGAAATGCTTTACGGTCTGATCCACGCTCGGTTCATATTGACAAGCAAAGGAATGGCTGCTATG cTAGACAAGTACAAGAactatgattttggtagatgcccAAGAGTTTACTGCTGTGGCCAACCGTGCCTTCCAGTTGGTCAATCAGATTTCCCTCGGTCAAGCACCGTAAAAATATTCTGCCCTAGATGTGAAGATATCTACTACCCTCGGTCTAAGTATCAAG ACATTGACGGAGCCTACTTTGGGACCACATTCCCTCACCTGTTCCTCATGACATACTCGCACCTGAAGCCACTAAAGGCATCACAAATCTATGTTCCAAGAGTATTCGGGTTCAAGCTCCACAACCCATAA
- the LOC107924805 gene encoding casein kinase II subunit beta-1 isoform X7: MYRGERAAGGSKGELGSVDRKRINEALDKQLERSSPSTSRATNGKDKSAHSLLVGKHPPDHHRDSRSTSLSKANASHDESETDTEESDVSGSDGDDTSWISWFCNLRGNEFFCEVDDDYIQDDFNLCGLSSQVPYYDYALDLILDIESSHEEQNELVESAAEMLYGLIHARFILTSKGMAAMLDKYKNYDFGRCPRVYCCGQPCLPVGQSDFPRSSTVKIFCPRCEDIYYPRSKYQDIDGAYFGTTFPHLFLMTYSHLKPLKASQIYVPRVFGFKLHNP; this comes from the exons ATGTACAGAGGAGAGAGAGCGGCCGGTGGCTCCAAGGGGGAGTTGGGGTCTGTAGATCGGAAACGAATCAACGAGGCGCTTGATAAGCAGTTGGAACGATCGTCACCGTCGACTTCGAGGGCGACCAACGGCAAGGATAAGTCCGCACATTCCCTTCTCGTGGGGAAACATCCACCTGATCATCATCGCGACTCTCGCTCCACTTCTCTATCCAAAGCAAACGCCTCACATG ATGAATCCGAAACCGACACTGAAGAGTCAGATGTTAGTGGTTCTGATGGGGATGACACTTCCTGGATCTCATGGTTCTGCAACCTACGAGGAAACGAATTCTTTTGTGAAGTTGATGATGACTATATACAAGATGATTTTAACCTTTGTGGTCTAAGCAGCCAAGTTCCTTATTACGATTATGCGCTTGATTTGATTTTGGATATTGAATCTTCTCATG AGGAGCAAAATGAATTAGTTGAATCTGCAGCTGAAATGCTTTACGGTCTGATCCACGCTCGGTTCATATTGACAAGCAAAGGAATGGCTGCTATG cTAGACAAGTACAAGAactatgattttggtagatgcccAAGAGTTTACTGCTGTGGCCAACCGTGCCTTCCAGTTGGTCAATCAGATTTCCCTCGGTCAAGCACCGTAAAAATATTCTGCCCTAGATGTGAAGATATCTACTACCCTCGGTCTAAGTATCAAG ACATTGACGGAGCCTACTTTGGGACCACATTCCCTCACCTGTTCCTCATGACATACTCGCACCTGAAGCCACTAAAGGCATCACAAATCTATGTTCCAAGAGTATTCGGGTTCAAGCTCCACAACCCATAA
- the LOC107924805 gene encoding casein kinase II subunit beta-1 isoform X6 — protein MYRGERAAGGSKGELGSVDRKRINEALDKQLERSSPSTSRATNGKDKSAHSLLVGKHPPDHHRDSRSTSLSKANASHDESETDTEESDVSGSDGDDTSWISWFCNLRGNEFFCEVDDDYIQDDFNLCGLSSQVPYYDYALDLILDIESSHEEQNELVESAAEMLYGLIHARFILTSKGMAAMLDKYKNYDFGRCPRVYCCGQPCLPVGQSDFPRSSTVKIFCPRCEDIYYPRSKYQGNIDGAYFGTTFPHLFLMTYSHLKPLKASQIYVPRVFGFKLHNP, from the exons ATGTACAGAGGAGAGAGAGCGGCCGGTGGCTCCAAGGGGGAGTTGGGGTCTGTAGATCGGAAACGAATCAACGAGGCGCTTGATAAGCAGTTGGAACGATCGTCACCGTCGACTTCGAGGGCGACCAACGGCAAGGATAAGTCCGCACATTCCCTTCTCGTGGGGAAACATCCACCTGATCATCATCGCGACTCTCGCTCCACTTCTCTATCCAAAGCAAACGCCTCACATG ATGAATCCGAAACCGACACTGAAGAGTCAGATGTTAGTGGTTCTGATGGGGATGACACTTCCTGGATCTCATGGTTCTGCAACCTACGAGGAAACGAATTCTTTTGTGAAGTTGATGATGACTATATACAAGATGATTTTAACCTTTGTGGTCTAAGCAGCCAAGTTCCTTATTACGATTATGCGCTTGATTTGATTTTGGATATTGAATCTTCTCATG AGGAGCAAAATGAATTAGTTGAATCTGCAGCTGAAATGCTTTACGGTCTGATCCACGCTCGGTTCATATTGACAAGCAAAGGAATGGCTGCTATG cTAGACAAGTACAAGAactatgattttggtagatgcccAAGAGTTTACTGCTGTGGCCAACCGTGCCTTCCAGTTGGTCAATCAGATTTCCCTCGGTCAAGCACCGTAAAAATATTCTGCCCTAGATGTGAAGATATCTACTACCCTCGGTCTAAGTATCAAGGCA ACATTGACGGAGCCTACTTTGGGACCACATTCCCTCACCTGTTCCTCATGACATACTCGCACCTGAAGCCACTAAAGGCATCACAAATCTATGTTCCAAGAGTATTCGGGTTCAAGCTCCACAACCCATAA
- the LOC107924805 gene encoding casein kinase II subunit beta-1 isoform X3, which translates to MYRGERAAGGSKGELGSVDRKRINEALDKQLERSSPSTSRATNGKDKSAHSLLVGKHPPDHHRDSRSTSLSKANASHDESETDTEESDVSGSDGDDTSWISWFCNLRGNEFFCEVDDDYIQDDFNLCGLSSQVPYYDYALDLILDIESSHGDMFTEEQNELVESAAEMLYGLIHARFILTSKGMAAMLDKYKNYDFGRCPRVYCCGQPCLPVGQSDFPRSSTVKIFCPRCEDIYYPRSKYQGNIDGAYFGTTFPHLFLMTYSHLKPLKASQIYVPRVFGFKLHNP; encoded by the exons ATGTACAGAGGAGAGAGAGCGGCCGGTGGCTCCAAGGGGGAGTTGGGGTCTGTAGATCGGAAACGAATCAACGAGGCGCTTGATAAGCAGTTGGAACGATCGTCACCGTCGACTTCGAGGGCGACCAACGGCAAGGATAAGTCCGCACATTCCCTTCTCGTGGGGAAACATCCACCTGATCATCATCGCGACTCTCGCTCCACTTCTCTATCCAAAGCAAACGCCTCACATG ATGAATCCGAAACCGACACTGAAGAGTCAGATGTTAGTGGTTCTGATGGGGATGACACTTCCTGGATCTCATGGTTCTGCAACCTACGAGGAAACGAATTCTTTTGTGAAGTTGATGATGACTATATACAAGATGATTTTAACCTTTGTGGTCTAAGCAGCCAAGTTCCTTATTACGATTATGCGCTTGATTTGATTTTGGATATTGAATCTTCTCATG GAGATATGTTTACAGAGGAGCAAAATGAATTAGTTGAATCTGCAGCTGAAATGCTTTACGGTCTGATCCACGCTCGGTTCATATTGACAAGCAAAGGAATGGCTGCTATG cTAGACAAGTACAAGAactatgattttggtagatgcccAAGAGTTTACTGCTGTGGCCAACCGTGCCTTCCAGTTGGTCAATCAGATTTCCCTCGGTCAAGCACCGTAAAAATATTCTGCCCTAGATGTGAAGATATCTACTACCCTCGGTCTAAGTATCAAGGCA ACATTGACGGAGCCTACTTTGGGACCACATTCCCTCACCTGTTCCTCATGACATACTCGCACCTGAAGCCACTAAAGGCATCACAAATCTATGTTCCAAGAGTATTCGGGTTCAAGCTCCACAACCCATAA
- the LOC107922747 gene encoding probable serine/threonine-protein kinase PBL19 isoform X2: MKCFPIFIKDKPKNKNRGTGSVFETKNLAKSQDYSDSSQTSKSFQSSKSIPELYKEKQQNLRVFSLEELSDATNGFNRTLKIGEGGFGSVYKGTIKPLGGRGHPLVVAIKKLNTHGLQGHKEWLAEVQFLGVVNHANLVKLLGYCCADGERGIQRLLVYEFMSNRSLEDHLFNKTSTLLWKTRLEIMLGAAQGLAYLHEGLEVKVIYRDFKSSNVLLDESFKPKLSDFGLAREGPTGDRTHVSTAVVGTYGYAAPEYIHTGHLTIQSDIWTFGVVLYEIITGRRTVERNRPTSEQKLLEWVKNFPPDSKRFSMIIDPRLQNDYSFSAAQKVGQLAKSCLNKNAKERPTMSQVAERLKQAIQESQEGSNGVKKSHVTSSSRSSRRRSK, encoded by the exons ATGAAGTGTTTTCCCATCTTCATCAAAGACAAGCCAAAGAACAAAAACAGAGGAACAGGCTCTGTTTTTGAAACAAAGAACCTAGCCAAATCACAAGACTATTCAGATTCCAGTCAAACATCGAAATCATTCCAATCTTCGAAGAGTATCCCAGAATTGTACAAAGAGAAACAGCAAAATTTAAGGGTTTTCTCGTTGGAAGAATTGAGCGATGCGACCAATGGTTTCAATAGGACGTTAAAGATCGGTGAAGGTGGATTTGGGAGTGTTTATAAAGGCACGATTAAACCACTCGGTGGTCGAGGACATCCTTTAGTTGTGGCTATCAAGAAACTCAACACGCACGGTTTACAG GGTCATAAGGAATGGCTAGCGGAGGTTCAATTTCTGGGAGTCGTCAACCATGCAAACCTGGTGAAACTTTTAGGGTACTGTTGTGCAGATGGTGAAAGAGGGATTCAAAGGCTGCTGGTCTACGAATTCATGTCGAACCGTAGCTTAGAAGATCATCTTTTCAATAAAACATCCACATTGCTATGGAAAACAAGGTTGGAGATTATGCTTGGAGCAGCTCAAGGACTGGCTTATTTGCATGAAGGATTGGAAGTTAAG GTTATATATCGAGATTTCAAATCTTCGAACGTGCTCTTGGACGAGAGTTTTAAACCGAAGCTATCGGATTTTGGACTTGCGAGGGAAGGACCTACCGGGGATCGTACTCATGTATCTACAGCT GTGGTTGGAACGTATGGATATGCAGCCCCAGAATATATCCATACAGGTCATCTCACAATCCAAAGTGATATATGGACTTTCGGGGTCGTACTTTACGAGATCATCACAGGGAGACGAACGGTGGAACGTAACCGACCGACATCCGAGCAAAAGCTTCTTGAATGGGTGAAAAATTTCCCTCCTGATAGTAAACGGTTCAGCATGATCATCGATCCTCGACTTCAGAACGATTATTCTTTCAGTGCAGCTCAAAAGGTTGGACAGTTAGCCAAAAGCTGCCTAAACAAAAATGCCAAGGAAAGACCAACAATGAGTCAAGTTGCGGAACGCTTGAAACAAGCAATACAAGAATCACAAGAGGGAAGCAATGGAGTAAAAAAATCTCATGTTACATCGTCGTCTAGATCAAGTAGGCGAAGATCGAAATAA
- the LOC107922747 gene encoding probable serine/threonine-protein kinase PBL19 isoform X1 produces the protein MKCFPIFIKDKPKNKNRGTGSVFETKNLAKSQDYSDSSQTSKSFQSSKSIPELYKEKQQNLRVFSLEELSDATNGFNRTLKIGEGGFGSVYKGTIKPLGGRGHPLVVAIKKLNTHGLQGHKEWLAEVQFLGVVNHANLVKLLGYCCADGERGIQRLLVYEFMSNRSLEDHLFNKTSTLLWKTRLEIMLGAAQGLAYLHEGLEVKVIYRDFKSSNVLLDESFKPKLSDFGLAREGPTGDRTHVSTAVRRFISHSRTVRTLMCFVLIYGWLLFKVVGTYGYAAPEYIHTGHLTIQSDIWTFGVVLYEIITGRRTVERNRPTSEQKLLEWVKNFPPDSKRFSMIIDPRLQNDYSFSAAQKVGQLAKSCLNKNAKERPTMSQVAERLKQAIQESQEGSNGVKKSHVTSSSRSSRRRSK, from the exons ATGAAGTGTTTTCCCATCTTCATCAAAGACAAGCCAAAGAACAAAAACAGAGGAACAGGCTCTGTTTTTGAAACAAAGAACCTAGCCAAATCACAAGACTATTCAGATTCCAGTCAAACATCGAAATCATTCCAATCTTCGAAGAGTATCCCAGAATTGTACAAAGAGAAACAGCAAAATTTAAGGGTTTTCTCGTTGGAAGAATTGAGCGATGCGACCAATGGTTTCAATAGGACGTTAAAGATCGGTGAAGGTGGATTTGGGAGTGTTTATAAAGGCACGATTAAACCACTCGGTGGTCGAGGACATCCTTTAGTTGTGGCTATCAAGAAACTCAACACGCACGGTTTACAG GGTCATAAGGAATGGCTAGCGGAGGTTCAATTTCTGGGAGTCGTCAACCATGCAAACCTGGTGAAACTTTTAGGGTACTGTTGTGCAGATGGTGAAAGAGGGATTCAAAGGCTGCTGGTCTACGAATTCATGTCGAACCGTAGCTTAGAAGATCATCTTTTCAATAAAACATCCACATTGCTATGGAAAACAAGGTTGGAGATTATGCTTGGAGCAGCTCAAGGACTGGCTTATTTGCATGAAGGATTGGAAGTTAAG GTTATATATCGAGATTTCAAATCTTCGAACGTGCTCTTGGACGAGAGTTTTAAACCGAAGCTATCGGATTTTGGACTTGCGAGGGAAGGACCTACCGGGGATCGTACTCATGTATCTACAGCTGTAAGAAGATTTATCAGCCATTCAAGAACAGTAAGAACTTTGatgtgttttgttttgatttatgGCTGGTTGTTGTTCAAGGTGGTTGGAACGTATGGATATGCAGCCCCAGAATATATCCATACAGGTCATCTCACAATCCAAAGTGATATATGGACTTTCGGGGTCGTACTTTACGAGATCATCACAGGGAGACGAACGGTGGAACGTAACCGACCGACATCCGAGCAAAAGCTTCTTGAATGGGTGAAAAATTTCCCTCCTGATAGTAAACGGTTCAGCATGATCATCGATCCTCGACTTCAGAACGATTATTCTTTCAGTGCAGCTCAAAAGGTTGGACAGTTAGCCAAAAGCTGCCTAAACAAAAATGCCAAGGAAAGACCAACAATGAGTCAAGTTGCGGAACGCTTGAAACAAGCAATACAAGAATCACAAGAGGGAAGCAATGGAGTAAAAAAATCTCATGTTACATCGTCGTCTAGATCAAGTAGGCGAAGATCGAAATAA
- the LOC107922746 gene encoding beta-amylase 3, chloroplastic, with the protein MALTLRSSTSFINPKETKSFKTSDDHFLATVSFAQIKPSCRLRPKYSMWMQQVSHEKISEKQEKLHSLTISHTENNSKVPVYVMLPLDTVTHGGNLNKPKAMNASLMALKSAGVEGVMVDAWWGLVEKDGPLKYNWDGYFELVQMVEKHGLKLQVVMSFHQCGGNVGDSCSIPLPPWVLEEISKNPDLVYTDWSGRRNPEYISLGCDSMPVLRGRTPIQAYTDYMRSFRERFRDYLGRVIVEIQVGMGPCGELRYPSYPESNGTWKFPGIGEFQCYDKFMRASLEAAAAATGKKDWGKSGPHDSGHYKQFPEETGFFRKDGTWNTEYGQFFLEWYSGMLLDHGDRLLSAAEGTFQGTGAKLSGKVAGIHWHYNTRSHAAELTAGYYNTRHRDGYLPIARMFSKHGVVFNFTCMEMRDSQQPEHANCSPEGLVRQVKMVTKTARVELAGENALERYDSGAYAQVLATSRSDSGSGLSAFTYLRMNKRLFEGDNWRNLVEFVKNMSEGGRKIPDSDSRGTNLYIGFIRNKNVEKTKEAALA; encoded by the exons atggcCTTAACATTACGGTCTTCTACTTCCTTCATCAATCCAAAAGAAACCAAAAGCTTTAAAACCTCCGATGATCATTTCTTAGCCACCGTTTCCTTTGCTCAAATAAAGCCCTCGTGCCGTTTGCGACCAAAATATTCAATGTGGATGCAACAAGTTTCGCATGAGAAAATCTCCGAGAAACAAGAGAAACTACACAGTTTAACGATTTCCCACACTGAAAACAACAGCAAGGTGCCTGTTTACGTGATGTTACCGCTCGACACGGTGACGCACGGTGGTAACTTAAACAAGCCGAAAGCGATGAATGCTAGTTTAATGGCGTTAAAGAGTGCCGGCGTGGAAGGAGTTATGGTGGATGCTTGGTGGGGCTTGGTGGAAAAAGATGGACCTTTGAAGTATAATTGGGATGGGTATTTTGAGCTTGTACAAATGGTTGAAAAACATGGTTTGAAACTTCAAGTTGTCATGTCTTTTCACCAGTGTGGTGGCAATGTCGGTGACTCTTGCAG TATCCCATTACCGCCATGGGTGCTTGAAGAAATAAGTAAGAACCCGGACCTTGTGTACACTGATTGGTCAGGGCGGAGGAACCCTGAGTACATTTCATTGGGATGTGATTCCATGCCGGTTCTTAGAGGACGAACACCTATTCAGGCTTACACCGATTACATGAGGAGCTTCCGTGAGAGGTTCAGAGATTACTTGGGACGAGTTATTGTG GAAATTCAAGTGGGGATGGGACCTTGTGGGGAACTGAGATACCCATCTTATCCGGAAAGCAATGGAACATGGAAATTTCCTGGAATTGGGGAGTTTCAGTGTTATGACAAG TTCATGAGAGCTTCACTtgaagcagcagcagcagcaacggGGAAGAAAGACTGGGGAAAAAGTGGACCACATGATTCAGGTCATTACAAGCAATTCCCTGAAGAAACCGGGTTTTTCCGAAAGGACGGCACATGGAACACCGAGTACGGACAGTTCTTCCTAGAGTGGTACTCTGGTATGCTATTGGATCATGGAGATAGACTACTTTCAGCAGCAGAAGGAACATTTCAAGGAACTGGAGCCAAACTATCAGGAAAGGTTGCTGGAATTCACTGGCATTACAACACAAGGTCCCATGCTGCTGAACTAACAGCAGGGTACTACAATACTCGACACCGAGACGGGTACCTCCCGATAGCTCGAATGTTTAGCAAGCACGGAGTTGTTTTCAATTTCACCTGCATGGAGATGAGAGACTCGCAACAACCCGAACACGCAAATTGTTCGCCGGAAGGATTGGTTCGGCAAGTGAAGATGGTGACAAAGACTGCACGAGTCGAACTCGCGGGAGAAAATGCATTAGAGAGGTACGATAGTGGTGCGTATGCACAAGTTTTGGCAACGAGTAGATCAGATTCGGGTAGCGGATTGAGTGCTTTCACTTATTTAAGAATGAACAAAAGGTTGTTTGAAGGGGACAATTGGAGGAACTTAGTGGAGTTTGTGAAAAACATGTCCGAAGGAGGTCGGAAAATTCCGGACAGCGACTCCCGAGGAACAAATCTTTACATTGGGTTTATCAGAAACAAGAATGTGGAGAAAACAAAGGAGGCTGCTCTTGCATAG
- the LOC121209601 gene encoding uncharacterized protein → MHKNRPFGLVPKEFEGLAFLSRKEPKERAFTPLLAPTMEERPPAKQPRRFRVWRSWWECVMPGNGAAEAWGGKHHGVARVLFFFAIFYYWSGLGLVVWAVLYWVLRGLSNWIVFGPKLACNNASRK, encoded by the exons ATGCACAAGAATAGGCCGTTCGGCCTTGTTCCAAAAGAGTTTGAAGGCCTAGCCTTCTTGAGTCGAAAAGAACCGAAAGAAAGGGCCTTCACCCCTCTTTTAGCCCCGACGATGGAGGAGAGACCTCCGGCAAAGCAACCACGGCGGTTCCG GGTATGGAGGAGTTGGTGGGAGTGTGTGATGCCTGGGAATGGTGCTGCAGAGGCGTGGGGTGGCAAACATCATGGGGTGGCCAgggttctttttttctttgctattttttattattggtCTGGGCTAGGGTTAGTAGTTTGGGCTGTTTTGTATTGGGTTTTAAGGGGTTTGAGTAATTGGATTGtatttgggccaaaattggcctgcaACAATGCGAGCAGAAAGTGA